A single region of the Pelobates fuscus isolate aPelFus1 chromosome 4, aPelFus1.pri, whole genome shotgun sequence genome encodes:
- the LOC134609505 gene encoding uncharacterized protein LOC134609505 has translation MAFADMRDELTCSICTDIYTDPVTLPCGHSFCQVCITRTWENQEEREYSCPECRHRLRIRPELQRNLRMCNLAKSFRSTYLELEEVGISCTYCVHFPVPAAKTCLLCEAFLCETHLGVHNKSAEHVLTKPTTSLGNRKCSVHKKVLEFYCSEDSVCICVSCRLDGEHNGHQVETLTEASEKKKEKLRHILEKLTSKREEANKRVQSLQELRREVQEKASLVTEEVTALIRDIREQLEALEKQLLSEISRHEEQVSLQVSDLILQLEIKKEDLSRKMGHIEELCNMTDPLTVLQEQESDSTDYYNTEERDNEDREGDDKKVHAVGNLDVDLISVTLNSGLAGIVTRVKKLHLVPEDSDTLLVANTASDMLVYVLLGVNTDSDIILGVNMTSDMLLGVNRTSDMLLDVSTAANNVAVSSDMKTVSRSDIKQSHPETPERFQYNQVLSSRSFSSGRHYWEVECGKSWGWVVGMAYRSIEKKGDQSVIGHNNKSWGLVRWDNHQYYVRHNCKGINLPHYTSCQKLRIYLDYEAGRLSFYELCDPIRHLHTFTATFTEPLHAIFRVYGGNAWLRISSSSCHLVVTPCVPRKNNFNSHFLLLLSVMAFADMRDELTCSICTDIYTDPVTLPCGHSFCQVCITRTWENQEEREYSCPECRHRLRIRPELQRNLRMCNLAKSFRSTYLELEEVGISCTYCVHFPVPAAKTCLLCEAFLCETHLGVHNKSAEHVLTKPTTSLGNRKCSVHKKVLEFYCSEDSVCICVSCRLDGEHNGHQVETLTEASEKKKEKLRHILEKLTSKREEANKRVQSLQELRREVQEKASLVTEEVTALIRDIREQLEALEKQLLSEISRHEEQVSLQVSDLILQLEIKKEDLSRKMGHIEELCNMTDPLTVLQEQESDSTDYYNTEERDNEDREGDDKKVHAVGNLDVDLISVTLNSGLAGIVTRVKKLHLVPEDSDTLLVANTASDMLVYVLLGVNTDSDIILGVNMTSDMLLGVNRTSDMLLDVSTAANNVAVSSDMKTVSRSDIKQSRPETPERFQYNQVLSSRSFSSGRHYWEVECGKSWGWVVGMAYRSIEKKGDQSVIGHNNKSWGLVRWDNHQYYVRHNCKGINLPHYTSCQKLRIYLDYEAGRLSFYELCDPIRHLHTFTATFTEPLHAIFRVYGGNAWLRISCIE, from the exons ATGGCGTTTGCTGATATGAGAGACGAGCTGACCTGCTCAATCTGCACGGACATTTATACCGATCCTGTAACCCTGCCATGTGGACATAGCTTCTGCCAGGTCTGTATCACAAGAACATGGGAGAACCAGGAGGAGAGAGAATATTCCTGTCCTGAATGCAGACACAGACTTAGGATAAGACCTGAGCTTCAAAGAAACCTGAGAATGTGTAACTTGGCAAAGAGTTTCCGATCTACTTACCTAGAGCTAGAGGAGGTTGGGATCTCCTGTACTTACTGTGTTCACTTTCCTGTACCTGCTGCTAAAACATGTCTGCTGTGTGAAGCTTTTCTGTGTGAAACCCACCTGGGGGTCCACAACAAGTCAGCAGAACATGTCCTAACTAAACCCACCACATCACTGGGGAACAGAAAATGCTCAGTCCACAAGAAGGTCCTGGAATTTTACTGCTCTGAGgattctgtctgtatctgtgtgtcctgcAGGCTGGATGGAGAGCACAATGGACACCAGGTGGAAACTCTGACTGAGGCCTCTGAGAAGAAGAAGGAAAAACTGAGACATATTCTGGAGAAACTGACCTCAAAGAGAGAGGAGGCTAATAAAAGAGTCCAGAGCCTGCAGGAGCTCAGGAGAGAAGTTCAAGAAAAAGCATCTTTGGTAACAGAGGAAGTCACTGCGCTGATTAGGGACATCAGGGAACAGCTGGAAGCCCTAGAGAAGCAACTTCTGAGTGAGATCTCCAGACATGAAGAGCAGGTCTCACTCCAAGTCTCAGATCTAATCCTACAGCTTGAAATAAAGAAGGAGGATCTGTCCAGGAAGATGGGTCACATTGAGGAGCTGTGTAACATGACGGACCCATTAACTGTCTTACAAGAACAGGAATCTGACAGCACTGACTATTATAATACTGAGGAGAGAGATAATGAGGACAGAGAAGGTGATGATAAAAAGGTCCATGCTGTAGGGAATCTGGATGTGGATCTGATCTCAGTGACCTTAAACTCAGGCTTAGCTGGAATTGTGACCAGAGTAAAGAAACTGCACCTTGTACCAGAagattcagacacattactggttgCAAACACTGCTTCAgacatgttagtgt atGTGTTATTGGGTGTAAACACGGATTCCGACATTATACTGGGTGTAAACATgacttcagacatgttactgggtgtaaacaggacttcagacatgttactggatGTTAGCACGGCTGCTAATAATGTAGCTGTATCAAGTGATATGAAAACTGTATCCAGGTCAGATATAAAGCAGAGTCACCCAGAAACACCAGAGAGATTTCAGTATAATCAGGTTTTAAGCTCCAGGAGTTTCTCCTCAGGGCGACATTACTGGGAAGTGGAGTGTGGTAAATCATGGGGTTGGGTGGTAGGGATGGCCTATCGCAGTATAGAAAAGAAAGGAGATCAGTCAGTGATTGGACATAATAACAAGTCCTGGGGTTTGGTGAGGTGGGATAATCATCAGTATTATGTGAGACATAACTGTAAAGGAATAAATTTACCTCACTACACTTCCTGTCAGAAATTGCGGATATATCTGGACTACGAGGCTGGGCGGCTGTCCTTTTATGAGCTGTGTGACCCCATCAGACACTTACACACCTTCACTGCCACCTTCACTGAGCCGCTTCATGCTATATTCAGGGTATATGGGGGTAATGCCTGGCTGAGAATTTCAT CTTCCTCGTGTCATCTCGTGGTTACGCCTTGCGTTCCACGT AAAAATAACTTTAATTCTCATTTCCTGTTGCTGCTTTCAGTGATGGCGTTTGCTGATATGAGAGACGAGCTGACCTGCTCAATCTGCACGGACATTTATACCGATCCTGTAACCCTGCCATGTGGACATAGCTTCTGCCAGGTCTGTATCACAAGAACATGGGAGAACCAGGAGGAGAGAGAATATTCCTGTCCTGAATGCAGACACAGACTTAGGATAAGACCTGAGCTTCAAAGAAACCTGAGAATGTGTAACTTGGCAAAGAGTTTCCGATCTACTTACCTAGAGCTAGAGGAGGTTGGGATCTCCTGTACTTACTGTGTTCACTTTCCTGTACCTGCTGCTAAAACATGTCTGCTGTGTGAAGCTTTTCTGTGTGAAACCCACCTGGGGGTCCACAACAAGTCAGCAGAACATGTCCTAACTAAACCCACCACATCACTGGGGAACAGAAAATGCTCAGTCCACAAGAAGGTCCTGGAATTTTACTGCTCTGAGgattctgtctgtatctgtgtgtcctgcAGGCTGGATGGAGAGCACAATGGACACCAGGTGGAAACTCTGACTGAGGCCTCTGAGAAGAAGAAGGAAAAACTGAGACATATTCTGGAGAAACTGACCTCAAAGAGAGAGGAGGCTAATAAAAGAGTCCAGAGCCTGCAGGAGCTCAGGAGAGAAGTTCAAGAAAAAGCATCTTTGGTAACAGAGGAAGTCACTGCGCTGATTAGGGACATCAGGGAACAGCTGGAAGCCCTAGAGAAGCAACTTCTGAGTGAGATCTCCAGACATGAAGAGCAGGTCTCACTCCAAGTCTCAGATCTAATCCTACAGCTTGAAATAAAGAAGGAGGATCTGTCCAGGAAGATGGGTCACATTGAGGAGCTGTGTAACATGACGGACCCATTAACTGTCTTACAAGAACAGGAATCTGACAGCACTGACTATTATAATACTGAGGAGAGAGATAATGAGGACAGAGAAGGTGATGATAAAAAGGTCCATGCTGTAGGGAATCTGGATGTGGATCTGATCTCAGTGACCTTAAACTCAGGCTTAGCTGGAATTGTGACCAGAGTAAAGAAACTGCACCTTGTACCAGAagattcagacacattactggttgCAAACACTGCTTCAgacatgttagtgt atGTGTTATTGGGTGTAAACACGGATTCCGACATTATACTGGGTGTAAACATgacttcagacatgttactgggtgtaaacaggacttcagacatgttactggatGTTAGCACGGCTGCTAATAATGTAGCTGTATCAAGTGATATGAAAACTGTATCCAGGTCAGATATAAAGCAGAGTCGCCCAGAAACACCAGAGAGATTTCAGTATAATCAGGTTTTAAGCTCCAGGAGTTTCTCCTCAGGGCGACATTACTGGGAAGTGGAGTGTGGTAAATCATGGGGTTGGGTGGTAGGGATGGCCTATCGCAGTATAGAAAAGAAAGGAGATCAGTCAGTGATTGGACATAATAACAAGTCCTGGGGTTTGGTGAGGTGGGATAATCATCAGTATTATGTGAGACATAACTGTAAAGGAATAAATTTACCTCACTACACTTCCTGTCAGAAATTGCGGATATATCTGGACTACGAGGCTGGGCGGCTGTCCTTTTATGAGCTGTGTGACCCCATCAGACACTTACACACCTTCACTGCCACCTTCACTGAGCCGCTTCATGCTATATTCAGGGTATATGGGGGTAATGCCTGGCTGAGAATTTCATGTATTGAATGA